The DNA sequence ataattcTACAAAAACAAGTCATTCCAATTAGAATGCTCTTAATTCTAATGCGATTGGAATCACATCGATTAGCCTCCAATTTGTTTCACCCCACTTACAGGTTGGTACGATTCATTACCGTTACAATATTGCAGTCTTTGATTCAGTAGTTACGATGCGTTGCGATTTTTCTCTCTAAATACGAGATACGAGTCACTCCCTTGTCAATGGGATTCAGTTCACAATTAGCATGCAGTGCAGTTCAATATGATTCACTtgaatgaaaatttgaaatgtgtcaCTCTAGTTAAGATGTACTTTGATTCAGTGATTGAGTCGAGTCACTGCAATTGCGATATGATTTACGTTGATGTAATTCATACTAGTTTCTATTTATTTCCGCAGCGTACAGTTGCAAGTCTGGAGCAGATGTGCAGTGCACTGAAGAATGACAATGCTGAAAGTCTTTCTCAAACATGTAAAGTACGTGGAAATGATATTGTGTACTGGTGAAGTATTTGGACGGTGAGGAAGTTGCTTGTGGTCTTGCCTCTCTTCACATCTCCAAAAGAAAGTTGTAAAGAAAAAATCACGAAcaatatatgtacacacacacacacaactgcatTTAACAGGGTACAAGTGAAATACTTGTAAGATCTTGAAAATTGAAGTAAAGTGGCTGTCATTCATAAATGATAAATGGCATATTTTGTGAAAGCTCTCAGACGAAAGGCTACACTTGCCAAAATCCACTGTAAGGGTGAATAGCGAGTcagtaagaataataataataagaagaaaacctttatttgtctcacaatggagaaattcacaatctacagcagcaaaattggaggGGTGAAagtataaaaagaaaacaaagtatttgcatgcacaaaataaatgttttaaaaaatgaactgtacacagtacagattgcaatataaaatataagataTAAGCATATATGTAACTGCAACGTTTGGAATATTTCATTTTCAGGCAGATACGTTTAACATTGCTGACAACGTGGGGGCGGACACAGACGCCACAGAGGAAGTCaagtatgcattttttatttatttattttgaggaaTGTCATTACACTCCCATATAAAGTTCACTGTTCAAAATGTTCACGCACACCTtgtcattttccatccattttggtGAATTGATATTCATGATGTACAGTAAAAGGCGAAATGGTATGGAAGTAAGTGTAGGTGGGACGGTattcacacatttattttacatttgttatttattacttatatttttacaaatgactgaaaagtgttgaaaattgCTCTCTTTGATGATGCGATGATAATGGATGTGCAAATATGCTGTTTTGGGGTCTCCTGAAAAATGATGATTTTCCAGTACAGTTACgttatcttttttatttttgttgttgttgttgcttataAGTTATCATTGGCGATTTTTTTCATAATACAAAAATGGCATTCGAACAGTGGTGTGTAGACTCTAAATTCAGACTTGGCTTAGAAACTTTAAAAACACATAAATAATCGCTGAAAAAACATCTTCCATTTGTGTCAATAGCAAGCCGAATAAAGACAACGCAGCACGAGAACAAAAGCCAGGCAAGACCAGCGATCCAAATGGAGAGATCCCTCCAAGCAACATAGGTGACACTCCCGCACGCGGTAAACTCTAGTCaaaatttttttaagcatttacttttttttcacttagaTACCAAGGAGCCAAGAAGTCCCGAGCAGGCGGCTCGCAAGCAACTTTGAAAGTTACAGGAAGGATTTCATTGATTCATAATTTCTCGCCattcaaagtattttttaagATGGTAACACAGGGAATTCTCTGTAGTTTTCTTGTAACGATGGTAAACATGCTTCATTTGTGACGTTGGACGGTTTGtgcaataaaaaatgttttaggtcATTGTAGATTTGAAATTGGTTGATGataaatttgatattttatcgTATAACAGGCACATTGCAACATTCATTATCTGATCACCCAGAGCATACCTGACCTAACTACCAGAGTGGAATGTGTAGTAAGTGACTTGAGTCGCCAACCCACCACCCCCAATTATACATTTTGGTGTATTTCATGACAAAAAAGGACCAAATGCTCCACTCGCTCACTTTCAATCTAAAGGCTGCTCTAAACTAACTACTAGGTGTCTGCAAGCTTTGTTGCACTTCGGACGGACCTTTTCCTCTCCTCCGTCGTGTGTGAACGTTCTTACTCGCCTTTTCAACGAAAAGAGAAGAATTATGCCAGGTAAgcgtcttatttattttattttttgtacaattttaaattatttacaaTTTAGTAACTTAGTACATCAATTGTGAAACCCGCTAACGATGAGCATAGCAGCTAACACGTCATGCTAACAAAGTAAACTAATTTTAAACGTATGTATGTCAATTGATTTCGCGAATTTGAACCGAAATTAGGATTATGTGTAACTCAACGGGTTAAATGAGGCaatttgtatgaattattttaagGTCTTAAATTGTGACAGCACAGGTAATGAGAGGGGTATTGTCCTTGCTAAAAATAGTAACATCCCATGCGGTCGACCATTGTGGTAGGCTGCTTCGCCTTTTCATTGCAAACACCAGCATATCAAGATTCGTTCATGCGActagaatatatttttgtgttatatCTGTAGGGTTCGAGAACCAGGCGAGTGACCGCCTTATTACATTTGATTGGAGATTTGGATCCATATAAACTATCACGAGCAAGACTGGACTGATGAATCGAAAGTAAGTACTGCTCAACGTCACTTCTATCAATCTGCATTTGTCAGGAGACAATCATTCcaagtgtatttattttaatgttacaaACACTTATGTCAATTAAAATCTGCATTTGTCAGGAGACAATCATTCCaactatatttattttaatgttacaaACACTTATGTCAATTAAAATCTAATCAGGTTTTAATGTAGGAAGTACAGCCTGATAATCTTTGGAAAGCGgtttgagcattcatttgatatACAGAACAGTACTTGCATACTTAAGGTCCATGTGCTAGTACGCACTTTGTCCTCACTTAGACATTTCAGTGGACTAGTAGGGTATCGAAAAACTATAGAACAGATTTATGGCGGGCTATTGTAAAAGTGGGCTGAATTATAAACATATAAGCCAAAGAAATGGGTGAACTTAAAAGTACCCTGTTGTCAGGTAACACACAGTTTTGCCTTACGAGTAACACGTAGTTGTCCCACTCCCACATTGAAGTGGCTTCATGAAGACAGCCTATTGGGACACAGATGTCAAGATGGATATCAAGGATGTCAACTAAATGCTCCAATGGCTTCCCCAAGTAACCCGTGTAATGTTTTATTGTAGTTATCACAAACACTACGATTGTACATGACAAtaagataataagataagataagatatcctttattcgtcccacactgtaTTGTAACAATTGTACCGTtataaagcagaaaaaaatacaggatAATGTACGACATTTGAAGCTGCACTTATGAAAGTAACATTTTAAGACGTAAAAGTTcctgcaattttaaaaataacattgtcCAATGGACAAATTGTTCAAATCACACTGATGCTTATTGCTACCAAGGCACTGAAAGGTTTATCAGTGTAAGCCATGAAGTTGTCTACTAAACGCTGCACCCGATTTGACCTCAACTGAGGGTGTCTCTTGAGGTGCGATCACACATTTCCCTCAGCTGCGCCTCGAGCACGACGTTCTTCTTCACCTCCGCATTGTAGTTGTACTTCAAGTCTTCAATCTCATCAAAGAATGTGGCATCCAACTTGCCCAATTCGTCCTTCAGCTGTTGGACTTGGGCTTCCAGTTTGCTTTTCTCCGCCTCTACTGATTTAAGGAGACTTTTCAGCTTCCTGCTTTCTTATGAAGTACAAGAAGGGAGAATTTAGTTTGTCGTGACAAGAGTGTGGAATAAAGCGTGTGTGGCAGCGTCACCTGTGTCGTGTTTGGATGTCCCACTGTCTTGCTCGCTGGACTCatccagtcttttttttaactctgcgcTCAACTcgctgtggaaaaacaaaaaccattaaAACAACAGTCCAAAAATGCGTTTGTACCCTCCTACTCCAAAGGATTAGCCCTCATGCAGTTTTGAAATGCTAGTATGTCGTGGcacgtaaaagaaaaaaatactgtggAGAAATacagcaaaaacacacacattgtagCATACTGGAAGTAATTAGCATAGCTCGCTGTAACAGAAATTAGGACACACAATATTTGGCAGCAACCACACAGtgtggtttttgtgtgtgtgtgtttcttattATGTTTTGATGTGTATGATACAGCGGCAACGGATTGTGGCAATGTCAATTACAGTAGAGGGATGAACAGAAACTCATAGTTACACCTCATTTTCTTGGAGACATCTGCTTCTGTATGCACCCTGCCGGCAACGTTCAATTTGTCAACCtgttcaaatgaaaaaagaacAAGGATTTTGGTCCCACAGTTTTCCTAGCTTAGTGGGAAGGTTAAAATATCTGAACATGGGATGCAAgtagggggagggaggggggtcctGCTCAACTAAAGGCAAACGCAAGTGTACCACCTCTACCTTCCATCGAACGTCACAAACTTGGATGTGACCGGCGGCAGTGTAATATGTAACGTGAGACAAAGTACTGTTGTAGTTTCAATCTCTTTGAACTGGCCCATCTGTCCATTTGAAATTTGTGACCAAACCTGAGCGAGATGCAACAGCCTCACACCAAGCAAACAGATTCCTGTCTGTGCGGTACATCCAAAGGCGCTGGACTGTGTATTTAATTTGGTCATTGTCTCCCCAGTTTGGTTGAGGTTGTCAAATGCGGACCATTTAATCCACCACAGGAATTTATAGCCTACCAGGCGCTCACGTCTAGGATGTGTGAAACAAATTGTACAAAGCGAGAAGCAAATGACTTAATAAAAATAGGACTGGACTAATTGCTCATGTGAGAGTGGGGGGGATGAACGCACAATAAGTCGCCGAATCTTACCTGATCTTCGAGTTGCTGGATGCGTATCTGCGCCGTCTCCTCACGTAGATTCGCCTCCTTCAACTTCTGTTTGAGTTCTGCCAGATTGGAGGTTTTCGTAGAGAGTTCCTTCTCCAGTTCCTTCATCTTGTTCTCAAACATTCTACGGAACaagaaaaatcaattcaaacaaagaagaaagaaacaaacaacagttGGCACCAATTTTTGATGGTAAAATCCGGCCTTCTTACCGAGTCACCACAGACACCTTGGTGGACTTGCCGCCAGTGACTTCAAGGGCGGGTTTGGACAGTGCGTCGCGGAGTCTTTGCTTTGTTTCCTCCAGCTCAACCTCCAGCTTCTCACAGCCCAGCTCCACGCTGGTCTTGGACACTCGCAGTTTCTCGACGGCATTCGCTTCCTGATGACCGACATTTGACAACATGTAAACTTTAAGTGGTGTTCTGTACTTAGTGGTTTATCAATTTGGGATCTACATGGAGCTTGTACAGTGAACCACATAACGGCAAGTCCCAcagaaaaaatgtgaattggTGAATTTGGAAATGGTGACCGGTATGGAAGCGAGAGTGCACTGGATATTCATTAATCTATTTCTGGTCTTCATTGTACCCTCTTGACTTGCTTTCGCAGACGTTCGTTCTCTGTCACGATCTTCTCCAGTCCTCTGCATTTATATTCCAATCTGCGAATCTCTGCTTCCTGTTGGCTCTTCACTTTGTCGTATTCGGCCTGGAAGACAAAAGACTATTGGTCGAGCCTGCTATGGTGAAAGCGTGCGTGTCGTGCGGACACCAACCTGTAGCTTTTTGTGTTCTTGCTCCAAGGCCTTGTCCTGACTTTGAATTGCTGATGTTTTCTTGAGTGCCTCATTCTCCTTTTGTAACCTCTCCACCACCTTCCTCATCAAGTGGATGGTTTTCTCGAGTTCGGGCACATTTTTTCCGCTTGAGCTAACCTGTTAAGGATCCCATAACAAATGATTGTCAGGATTTATAAAAAGGAGACAGGTCTGTTCTTTTTTGCGGGATCCTACTTTGGTATTGGCCAGCCTCTTCTGCAAATCAGCGCGTTCTTTCTTCAGGACACTGAACATCTCCTCCTGGTCTGCAACTTTACTCTAGAAAAGCAAAGCAATACACCACAAATCTAGATTCTATAGATAATTGTGACAAGGTACTCTCAGCAACCATGTAGAAAGTTGGTGCGGACCTTCAGCCTTGGCAGGTCGATGTTGGCCCGTGCCAGTTGGAGACGGagctccagattctctgaagcCAGTTTGAGGTTTTCCTTCTGGAGGTTCATGTCTCTTGGTGTCTCTGCATCCTTCTCTGATGTCTTAGAGTAAGGCAAAGAAGAAAGATGTATTGTTTTAAGACTACAATCTAGAAAGCTGCATGTGTAACTTTTTGCCTACACACCACTATGGAAAAGTAAAGCGCAAAAGGGGAAGACTGGGAAGACTTCAGCCCCGTGAGGAGTACTACAAAACTAGTACAGTGCTGGAGCACTACAGAGGCCTGAAGTACCTTCGGATATATTTGCGACCTGCTTTCTGGCTTCTGTACACCATCATCCTTCTGTTTCCTGTCAAGGTTTTGGCTTGTTTCCTCGTATTTGGTCATATCTGGAATATCTTGCGTTGCTTCCCTTGTAGACACTAAATCTTCTTCTGTCCCCTCAGGCTTTTCTGCATCTGATCGCCCCTCGTCTTTATCACTGTCTCGACTAACcaattcatcatttttattcccaTTACCTTTTATTTCACCTTCTCCAGAGAAGGACAATGATTCAGATCCTTCAGATTCAGGCTCTGCATCTTCTGAACCATTCGGTATGTCCACAGATTTGTTACTCCCCATTGCTTCCATCTTATTTACACCCTCTACGTGGTTGTTTTGTGCTGTGTGGTTTTTGGCCGCCTCAAGGTTCAAATTCATTTCTTCAGCGTCAGTTTCAAACTCAGACTTTTCAGAGGTGACATTGTTGACCTCAGGGCCCGGGGAGCAGCACTGTGGTTCATCCGGAGGGTGCGCTGCACTTGCTTTCGAAGAGACGTTTTTAACATCAAAAGTCATTCCTTTCAAAGCCTGCAAGGTTTTCCTCTCTGCATGCGATGAATCCAACTGACACcagtcaagaaataaaaacagatgaagacaaagaaaaatagtGGGGCTATATCATCAACAGAGGAGGATGTGTGTGAAGAAGTCCCATTTGagaatattttgaaaatctggGATGTGTTTTCACAGTAACACTCACGGGCATTCTTGAGGGAGATGTCTGGGTCTCTATTGCTTGTAGTCTTTCCTCCAGGTGGTGGTTCCTCCGTGTCAGATCTTCTAAAGCGGCGTCACGACTTAGAGCCTGTTGCTGCCTAGAAGGTTCCCCGAAATACAAACATCGGAGATCAGTACGGTGGTCGTGGCTTTGTGTTGCAAATTTTGAGACATTTGAATTTGATCGTCGAGCTTCATCAATAGCCACTTGGGTGAAGCgggtaaaaaaaaggaagcagttGCATGTGCAATGGTTTtgtatgtgggaaaggagagcaagAGTCAGCCATTgattttcagccatttattCAACGGGACAACAGTCCCAAACCATGAATACAAAAGAGGCGGAGGGCCCCCAGAACACATCTCTGTGGCACACCTGAAACCCCATGGGGCTTGATTTGAATGACTTGCGGTGGATAAAGTGAGTGCTGCCAGAGACATAAGATGTGAACCCTAGTACTGAAAAAGACGGCATACGTACTTAATGGCATTCAGCTGACTCTCCAGCTCTGCGTTCTTTTTCCTCAGCTCCTCGAGGTCCTTGTCTAACTCATCTCGTCTGACTCCCGCAACCTGGTCCGCTGTCACTCCTCgagcttttgttttcttcagcAGTATGTTCCTCTCTCGCTCTAGTCTGCGTTAGCGCCATTAACAACACAGCAAAAACAATGGTCATCAGTGACCATAGACGCTACAATCCTATTTCCAATGAATTTGAGACAtggtgttaaacataaataaaaacagagtaaAGTGATGTGCAAATCACGTTCAACCTACATTTaactgaatacactacaaaggtATTTGGTGCTCAAACTGATAAATGTGATCACGATTcacaatttcaattcaaaaatgCTTGATTGTTCACGTGACGCATACAGTTTTTGTTATTCTTATTTTGTTGTCACTGACCTGCCATAGAGATCTTTTAGCGTGTTGAGCTGTTTGGACAGCGAGTCATTTTCTTGTTCCTTATCCTTCAGCGCATTCTTTATCTTCTCAAGCTTAGACTGCCACTTCTTGCCCTCTTCCCACTGCAGTATTTCCTCTTTGCACTGTCGAATGTACATAGTATTTACCTTGCCGCAAGTAAAACATTTAGACATGTACATAATAAAGGTGACGGTTATTCAAACCTTTCCCTGATTGAATCTTTTGGTTTCAGCACTCTTCTCCAGGTCTGACTCCAACTTCCTGATCTTCTTCTGTAGATTCTCAATGGTTGGCCCCTTCCCTTCGAACATGTTTTCATTCTATGTCGAGAAATATTTATTCATGGAACAACACTGCAAAGGTCTTTCCAACcaagaagttgtttttttttctttctcccaacCTGAATGCAGCTGCTGAGCCTCTTGACTTGCTTCTGGAGCTCCTGGATTTCCTGTTCTCCTTCCTCCTTCTTGACCCGAAAGCTCTTCTGATGATTCTGGCTCTTCTGGAGCTCTTGGTTCAGATTGTCTACCTCCTTTCTGAGGGTGCTTTCGTTTCTCTTGGCTGACTCCTTTGCCGTTTGTAGCTCCTTGCTGAGCTCTTGCACCCGAGCCTTTGTGGAGAAAAGTATGAGGTGTTTGTATCCAACCAATCATAATCCACATCAGTCATGTGATAGGTGGAGCCCCACCTTCAGGTCTTTGGTATGCTTGTCGACTAACTTCTGTACATTGAGCCTCTCCTCAGTCTGTGCGGCGTTGGCTAAGACTTGTTGTTCGGCAGCAGATGTCATTTGGGTCCGCAGTTCTAAGAGAACCTTGCTGAGAGCCTGAGGAAACAAATCATAATGAAAGCAAGCTTCTGATCcaaagtaatttaaaaaaaaaaaaaaaaaacattcttgacAAACCTTGATCTGTTTCTCTTTGTGGACCAGCTGCAGCCTTAGGCGTTCCACCAAGTTCTTCATGGTGTTGCTTGGAGACAGAACGTTGGCCTCCTTTTGGCTCTCTAGCTCGTTCCGGAGGGAGTCAATCTCCTTCTTCAGCTCTGTTATTTCTCTCCTCTGGTCTTTGGTCTCCACGGCCAGATCTTCCACCTCTACGCTATGAAACTCCTTGAGCCTGCGCAAGAGCCGTGATTTTAGCAAGATGGTTTCAGATGTTCTTCTGTCACCACATCGTTCTGGCTTTAACATCTTACTGGTTTTGAACATATGCaacacctttttaaaaagagataCTTCACATAAAGTCCCTTTTTGATGGGTTAACTCAGACATGGGCAaatatttggatttttaaaCTGACAAATGGGCTAAGTCATTCAgtctatgcaaaaaaaaaaaggcaatgtgTATGCaatccatgcattttttttaaccaacaatTCGTTGTATAAGCTCATGATATCAAAGGCAATTTGTGTGGAACCACATACAAAAATATGGCTTGCTATCATCCAACAGAAATGGCCCCCAAGTTCAGGAAACGCCCCATCACCTGGACATCTCGTCTGCATGTTTCTTGGCCTGCGTATCCATGGCCATCTTCACTTGCTCCAATTCCACGGTGGCCATCTTCAACTTATTGGTAACGGACATGAGCGACACGTCCTGTTCGACCACAGTCTGCTCCAACTCTGCCATGCGGTCCAAATGTTTGGAGGTAGGAATGACGATGCTGGGCTTTTTCATCATCTCCTGGCGCGTGGGACGGACATAAGGAATATTTGGGAACCAATGAATGTCTGACCTATTTTGTATACCCAACAGCCAAACTGatacgatttttaaaaaaaaattcaggttactgattatttatataataaataaaatacccttaacacatgtattttttgtgtgtgtgtgggggggggtgataatcAAACCCAGCTATTAGTACCACTGCTTGCTGTTTGAGGCGGTCCAGGTTGGTGTCGTTGTTAGAATCCAACTTCTGATAAAGTGTCCTAAGCTCCTCGTCATGCCTCTTGATAAGCTCCTCTTGATCCTGAGATTCGTCGCTAGGTTAGTGACAAGATGAGAACTACGACAGTTTGGTATCACCGTACCTTTACGGCTTGTGACAGTTGGTTCTGGTACTTTTTGAGCACAGCATCTTTCTTGTCCAATCGCCCTTGGAGATCTTTCACGGTCTTGCGCACCAGCTTGAGCGCTTCTCCTTCACGCTCGGAAGTGTCCGTCGGTGGACGCCCACCGCCGGCGACAACGGACGGGAGGCGGAGACGCAGCTCGTTGATGACTTTGTCCCTGGCCGCCACATTCTTTTCGGACTTTCTCAAGGCTTCTTCCTTCTCCTTCAGTTTCTGCGTTTGACCAAAAGGATGCCTGTCATCCGTTGCAAAATTGAAAGCGTCACAAAATTGAAGGAAATGATACCTCCTCCAAACGTTTTCCAGCGGCCTGCGTGTTCAAGATAACATCAACTTGCTCACTGATTTTTCTCATGGCAAACTCATGTTGTCGGTTGAGAGGTAGATTTGTGTCCGGGAGGTAGCTGGGAGTATCCATTGCCTGAAATCACAGAAACTTAGCTCATAAGGCCAGGCCATATGGCTTTaaaataagacttttttttttttaaatacaaaaataccattTGCCATTTTACTTGCTAGGGTCGGATAAATCGCTGAATATAGCGACCAAATGGCTACATTATTCATACGCAATGCTTTTGTAAACTGGCTCCCTTCTAGTCATGTTTGTGTAAGCAGTCCATGTCAGCTTTGAactatccatgcatccattatcTCAACGGCTTTATATTCTCACGAGggttgtgggcgtgctggagcctagagCAGCCATCttggggcagtcggcggggaaaCACTCAACTGGTTGCAGggaaatcacagggcacacgtagacaaacaaccattcacagccACAAtctcaccaagggacaatttagagtgttccattaacctactttgcaagtttttggaaagggggacgaggcgggggggggagagtaccccgaaaaaacccacgcaggcacgggttgcaaactccacacagggaaaccAAATACCagattcgaaccctgcacctctgtactatgAAGCGGACGTGCCAACTAGTGGCACGACGTGGCACCCGGCCTTGAACTACTGAAACCGCAggcaaaataagaaaataagaacAATTGCCCTGACAAATCTGAATTCATTGATAAAGTCTTTACATTTAACATCTATAGCTCATTTTAGaccggaaaaaaaagccatggaaaaatgtttcaaaattaaCCTTTTCAGTGCCTCCCTGTAACTCCTGATGTTTCTCGTGCTGGTCCAGTTGACGCTCCAACTCCAACTCTCGCTGGTCCCACGCGAGCTGGCGCTCTTCTTGAATCTTGGACCAAAGAAAATCAGGTACAAAAGTGCCTAAAAGTGAACGGCTTTTTTCACGCTCATGCTTACCATATTTTGCTGCACCAACTCCTCGCCGAGTGAGTGGATGTTTCTCTCCCGCTCCTCCAGCAGGTTCTTCAGGTACCGGATCTCCTCCTTTTGCATTGTCACCTCCCTGCTTTTCCTCAGCTCCTGCAGTTGGGCTTCTTCCATCTTCTTGTGCCACTCGCGTACCTGTTTTGATGATGTCACGTGATCAGTAGAATACGAACAGAACACAATCGACACTTCTGCACTTCTGTTTCCTCGCAAATGCTATTCGAAACGGATGGATGTCAACAGTGTTGCGCCTTAATTTTGGCGGTTGACTTTTCTTGCTGTGATCTCTTTGCTATGTTAGTTTCGCATCTTCATTTGATTTCCTTTGATACAATGGATGCAAGCTTTGACATTAACTTGTGGGGCAACTGACCTTCAGGGCCCCTTTGGCATCCTTCAACGTGATGCAGAGCTCCTCCAGGCCTCGTAGCCTCAACTCCAGCTCTTCCGCGCGACCCTCCGCTGTCCTCCGTGCTTCCTCTGCCTCCCTCCTCTCCTGGAACGCCTTTGCCCTCTCCTCCTGGAGGCCCACCAGGGTGGACGAAAACTTCTCCTGCTGTTGCAGCGGAAGCGCGCCAGCAAACTGGCGGCGCAACGATTGCACCATCTGCCGCAGGCGCCAGCAACGGCTGCTGGCCTCCTGACGGGTCAGGAACAGCGCCCGCTCACCGGCGTCCTGACGCTGCTCGGAGCGCCGCAAGAGCGCCTCTAAATGGCGGACGTGGGCGGTGGAAGCGGCCAGCTTAGCCAAGGCGTCTGACTCGCTGAGTTGCAGAGCCACAATGTGCTGGTGTAGCTTCGCCACCAGGGCCTTCTCGTCCGATTGAGACTGATAACAAGAAATGACAGATTGAACAAGATACGTaaattttttttgatttttttttactgtttattcTATGTGttaatttgctccatgtacagcactttgtatgcagcgatggctgtttgcaagtgctctataaatacagttgagttgagttgagtatggGAACTCATTTTAGCCagcagcaaaaatgtttttactggGTTTGTTTTTAGATTTTTCTAAAAGGAGGACCACGGTTAAAGAAGCTAGCATGGAGGATGAATGGGCAAT is a window from the Hippocampus zosterae strain Florida chromosome 3, ASM2543408v3, whole genome shotgun sequence genome containing:
- the LOC127597859 gene encoding centrosomal protein of 290 kDa-like isoform X1; the encoded protein is MWEMSMMTIGVKFISSFPCVSKSKCVLDQNTQLQRDVDFYQGELERKESDVSKEENPETQKKLSSANRQLSQCLDDLQQAEEEISQLKADNLHMQKCVMESAKEMEKMSDEYNQIKMAVHQCDSLTDQLRKDRDRAELQVRELTQKINSMTEEDDPIIAAVDAKVDQWKKVLSAKDEDILVYQQMIRDLQHKLRVAQLDLDRSNILALQQAVEERDDQIKTLREQVEQFTDEMEKQTLLMEGLKVPKKESSALVQQRKMEDLTSKRDAAEMRAVEAEEALKRAEAHAEEKDQELIEASKRLREYERGTYGLEEATAEVKECKSQIQRRDLELESLTKEINQAYMTINQLSEENEDFRERLGYKPKQEVDLSEFKRARDLKQRQYKAENQILAKEIERLEEERLQMKKQVRLLAKQRGLPPSILVEEAVSHRTSHTDEELRAKNEHLEEELQIQKRQMELNKTQFHLKLEQLSKEKGDVEAALKDVLQALKAKETSPSDADSGISGLVDVENVMGKHLTSDLKSQIHELVGRNEELRRELKSTREEATGSVAQLAAAKEKMSHLEGKLEHLSKSGGGIAGGLFQPLSLPEGLEISSMEIINSLNEYAVRLLQEVQNQENTRDMLTATLEEYKEKFAIISHQQGLLYEEYLSEKSQWEKEKEALTSTRSRLEEKQELDSVKLQQFSDLLEALEKDPEEVRRHLSESLRKLTVSKVNEKKLTRRCTTLMEQEQHLRKENARLRDADAQMQTAVTERIGCLLRYKETAAYRMAVLQKALDDSVPASELEKANRQYTELTVKYRDVLQRDGLLVKRTTNLENLESENASLRGHMATINKELEITKEKLHALEHAWENSKLETGEGDAEKSQGEGASAARRLATLEMKELNERQRAEHAAAMYERLRSSLSKVEERNSELEAKFAELTKMNVEAQHLERELRDELANCVTKAASDADRARIGQLEAIEAQLRTELSKLREVSDIAMKQASAFQARQHSNDKEVESLRRQILDYQSQSDEKALVAKLHQHIVALQLSESDALAKLAASTAHVRHLEALLRRSEQRQDAGERALFLTRQEASSRCWRLRQMVQSLRRQFAGALPLQQQEKFSSTLVGLQEERAKAFQERREAEEARRTAEGRAEELELRLRGLEELCITLKDAKGALKVREWHKKMEEAQLQELRKSREVTMQKEEIRYLKNLLEERERNIHSLGEELVQQNMIQEERQLAWDQRELELERQLDQHEKHQELQGGTEKAMDTPSYLPDTNLPLNRQHEFAMRKISEQVDVILNTQAAGKRLEEKLKEKEEALRKSEKNVAARDKVINELRLRLPSVVAGGGRPPTDTSEREGEALKLVRKTVKDLQGRLDKKDAVLKKYQNQLSQAVKDQEELIKRHDEELRTLYQKLDSNNDTNLDRLKQQAVEMMKKPSIVIPTSKHLDRMAELEQTVVEQDVSLMSVTNKLKMATVELEQVKMAMDTQAKKHADEMSRLKEFHSVEVEDLAVETKDQRREITELKKEIDSLRNELESQKEANVLSPSNTMKNLVERLRLQLVHKEKQIKALSKVLLELRTQMTSAAEQQVLANAAQTEERLNVQKLVDKHTKDLKARVQELSKELQTAKESAKRNESTLRKEVDNLNQELQKSQNHQKSFRVKKEEGEQEIQELQKQVKRLSSCIQNENMFEGKGPTIENLQKKIRKLESDLEKSAETKRFNQGKCKEEILQWEEGKKWQSKLEKIKNALKDKEQENDSLSKQLNTLKDLYGRLERERNILLKKTKARGVTADQVAGVRRDELDKDLEELRKKNAELESQLNAIKQQQALSRDAALEDLTRRNHHLEERLQAIETQTSPSRMPLDSSHAERKTLQALKGMTFDVKNVSSKASAAHPPDEPQCCSPGPEVNNVTSEKSEFETDAEEMNLNLEAAKNHTAQNNHVEGVNKMEAMGSNKSVDIPNGSEDAEPESEGSESLSFSGEGEIKGNGNKNDELVSRDSDKDEGRSDAEKPEGTEEDLVSTREATQDIPDMTKYEETSQNLDRKQKDDGVQKPESRSQIYPKTSEKDAETPRDMNLQKENLKLASENLELRLQLARANIDLPRLKSKVADQEEMFSVLKKERADLQKRLANTKVSSSGKNVPELEKTIHLMRKVVERLQKENEALKKTSAIQSQDKALEQEHKKLQAEYDKVKSQQEAEIRRLEYKCRGLEKIVTENERLRKQVKREANAVEKLRVSKTSVELGCEKLEVELEETKQRLRDALSKPALEVTGGKSTKVSVVTRMFENKMKELEKELSTKTSNLAELKQKLKEANLREETAQIRIQQLEDQVDKLNVAGRVHTEADVSKKMSELSAELKKRLDESSEQDSGTSKHDTESRKLKSLLKSVEAEKSKLEAQVQQLKDELGKLDATFFDEIEDLKYNYNAEVKKNVVLEAQLREMCDRTSRDTLS